Proteins encoded in a region of the Streptomyces akebiae genome:
- a CDS encoding DUF72 domain-containing protein, with product MGDVLVGTCSWTDRALLASGWYPRGHRDAGPRLRYYADRFPVVEVDSGYYALPSRRNSLLWAERTPPEFRFDVKAFSLLTGHPTRPAALPADLRESLGADLRRGAPAAVLDRVWDRFAHAIEPLRAAGRLGAVLFQFPPWFAPGRRTEGAVDGHGPEQTLEECAARTAGWPVSVEFRHPAWWRGEQADRTAALLARLGFVAVGVDMAQGLESSLPPLAPVTSPELAVVRFHGRSPVWGTGSKEDRFRYAYSEPELAAWAPRLREAAEQVDELHVLFNNCCADAAVRAAETMRRILDPR from the coding sequence ATGGGTGATGTACTCGTCGGAACCTGCTCCTGGACCGACCGCGCGCTGCTGGCCAGCGGCTGGTACCCGCGCGGCCACCGCGACGCCGGGCCCCGACTCCGTTACTACGCCGACCGATTCCCGGTCGTCGAGGTGGACTCCGGCTACTACGCCCTGCCCAGCCGTCGCAACAGCCTTCTGTGGGCCGAGCGGACACCACCCGAATTCCGCTTCGACGTCAAGGCGTTCTCCCTTCTCACCGGCCACCCGACCCGCCCGGCGGCCCTCCCCGCGGACCTGCGCGAATCCCTCGGGGCCGACCTGCGCCGCGGGGCTCCCGCCGCCGTACTGGACCGGGTCTGGGACCGGTTCGCCCACGCCATCGAGCCGTTGCGGGCGGCGGGCCGGCTGGGTGCGGTCCTGTTCCAGTTCCCCCCGTGGTTCGCGCCGGGACGGCGGACGGAGGGGGCGGTGGACGGGCACGGGCCGGAGCAGACGCTGGAGGAGTGCGCGGCGCGTACGGCCGGCTGGCCCGTCTCGGTCGAGTTCCGGCACCCGGCGTGGTGGCGGGGCGAACAGGCCGACCGCACGGCGGCGTTACTGGCCCGGCTCGGCTTCGTCGCCGTGGGGGTCGACATGGCCCAGGGCCTGGAGTCCTCCCTGCCGCCGCTCGCCCCCGTCACCTCCCCGGAGCTCGCGGTCGTACGGTTCCACGGCCGCAGCCCCGTCTGGGGCACCGGCAGCAAGGAGGACCGCTTCCGCTACGCGTACTCCGAGCCCGAACTCGCCGCGTGGGCACCACGGTTGCGGGAGGCCGCCGAACAGGTCGACGAGTTGCACGTCCTCTTCAACAACTGCTGCGCCGACGCGGCCGTAAGGGCGGCGGAGACGATGCGGCGGATACTCGACCCGAGGTGA
- a CDS encoding TauD/TfdA dioxygenase family protein, giving the protein MSIDTNWSSTGPTGGLDVRPASGYIGAEIQGVDLAAPLDDETVAGIRAALLRWKVVFFQGQRLDHAAQIAFARRFGEPIRLRSRGSVSPTGHPEIETTADRQELGRKHGMDQAEWLERRRHSTLRGWHADHTARIDPPALTLLRAERVPPYGGDTTWANLATAYAGLSEPVRRFADGLRAEHRLGVGYLARSGPDPYLRHLQDHQVASVHPVVRVHPETGERVLYVNPYYVENIVDVTRAESRLLLELFVEQITRPEYTVRFRWEPGSVALWDNRATVHLAPNDTAHLDFPRIMHRVMVAGDPPVGVDGTPSKSLCGAPLHDRSE; this is encoded by the coding sequence GTGAGCATCGACACGAACTGGTCCTCGACGGGACCCACCGGCGGCCTGGACGTCCGCCCGGCCTCCGGGTACATCGGCGCCGAGATCCAGGGCGTCGACCTCGCCGCCCCGCTCGACGACGAGACGGTCGCCGGTATCCGGGCGGCGCTGCTCCGCTGGAAAGTCGTGTTCTTCCAGGGGCAGCGGCTGGACCACGCCGCGCAGATCGCGTTCGCACGCCGCTTCGGCGAGCCGATCCGGCTACGGTCGCGGGGCTCGGTCTCCCCCACCGGACACCCCGAGATCGAGACGACGGCCGACCGTCAGGAACTCGGCCGCAAGCACGGCATGGACCAGGCCGAGTGGCTGGAGCGCCGCCGCCACTCGACCCTCCGGGGCTGGCACGCCGACCACACCGCGCGCATCGACCCGCCCGCCCTGACCCTGCTCCGCGCCGAACGCGTGCCGCCGTACGGCGGCGACACCACCTGGGCCAACCTCGCGACCGCCTACGCGGGCCTGTCCGAGCCGGTCCGCCGGTTCGCCGACGGGCTGCGCGCCGAGCACCGGCTCGGCGTCGGCTACCTCGCGCGTTCCGGGCCCGACCCCTACCTCCGCCACCTCCAGGACCACCAGGTCGCCTCCGTCCACCCGGTCGTCCGCGTCCACCCCGAGACCGGCGAACGGGTCCTGTACGTCAACCCGTACTACGTCGAGAACATCGTCGACGTCACCCGGGCGGAGAGCCGCCTCCTCCTTGAGCTGTTCGTCGAGCAGATCACCCGCCCCGAGTACACGGTCCGCTTCCGCTGGGAGCCGGGGTCGGTGGCCCTCTGGGACAACCGCGCCACCGTCCACCTCGCCCCCAACGACACCGCCCATCTGGACTTCCCGCGCATCATGCACCGGGTCATGGTCGCCGGGGACCCGCCGGTCGGCGTGGACGGCACCCCGTCCAAGTCCCTGTGCGGCGCGCCGCTGCACGACCGGAGCGAGTAG
- a CDS encoding NAD(P)-dependent oxidoreductase, with protein sequence MTDKLTVSVLGTGIMGAAMARNLVRAGHTVRVWNRTRAKAEPLAADGAQVAGSPAEAVRGADVVLTVLYDGAAARDVMGEAGPALSPGTAWVQSTTAGVEAVAELAALADEHGLVFYDAPVLGTRQPAEAGQLTVLAAGPVAGRGTVTPVFDAVGARTVWTGEDGAAGTATRLKLVANSWVLAATNAAGEVLALSKALDVDPRSFFEIIEGGPLDMGYLRAKSALILDGRLSPASFAVSTAAKDARLIVEAGQRYGVRLDVAAAGADRLARAAAQGHADEDMAAAYFASFEEGGSEE encoded by the coding sequence ATGACTGACAAGCTCACCGTAAGTGTCCTGGGTACCGGCATCATGGGGGCCGCGATGGCCCGCAACCTGGTCCGCGCCGGTCACACCGTACGGGTGTGGAACCGCACCCGCGCGAAGGCCGAGCCGCTCGCCGCCGACGGTGCCCAGGTCGCCGGAAGCCCGGCCGAGGCCGTGCGGGGTGCCGATGTGGTGCTCACGGTGCTGTACGACGGGGCCGCGGCCCGGGACGTGATGGGTGAGGCGGGGCCCGCGCTGAGCCCCGGCACGGCCTGGGTCCAGTCCACCACCGCCGGGGTGGAGGCCGTCGCCGAACTGGCCGCGCTGGCCGACGAACACGGGCTGGTCTTCTACGACGCCCCGGTCCTCGGCACACGGCAGCCCGCGGAGGCGGGGCAGTTGACGGTGCTGGCGGCGGGTCCGGTCGCCGGCCGTGGCACGGTGACGCCGGTGTTCGACGCCGTGGGCGCCCGTACGGTGTGGACCGGCGAGGACGGCGCGGCGGGCACCGCGACCCGGCTCAAGCTGGTGGCCAACAGCTGGGTGCTGGCCGCCACCAACGCGGCCGGAGAGGTCCTGGCCCTGTCCAAGGCCCTCGATGTCGACCCGCGGTCCTTCTTCGAGATCATCGAGGGCGGCCCGCTCGACATGGGCTATCTGCGGGCCAAGTCCGCGCTCATCCTCGACGGCCGCCTCTCCCCTGCCTCCTTCGCGGTCTCCACCGCCGCCAAGGACGCCCGCCTGATCGTCGAGGCCGGGCAGCGGTACGGCGTACGCCTGGACGTGGCCGCCGCCGGTGCCGACCGCCTCGCCCGCGCCGCCGCCCAGGGCCACGCCGACGAGGACATGGCCGCCGCGTACTTCGCGAGCTTCGAGGAGGGCGGCAGCGAGGAATAG
- a CDS encoding cation:proton antiporter, whose amino-acid sequence MIEFGAIILGLGLLGRFAGRFRLSPIPLYLLAGLAFGEGGLLPLGTSEGFVAIGAEIGVILLLLMLGLEYTASDLVSNLRTQYPAGLVDAALNALPGAAMALLLGWGPVAAVVLAGVTWISSSGVIAKVLGDLGRLGNRETPVVLSILVLEDLSMAVYLPILTALLAGTSLAAGSVTLAVALGTAGLVLLVAVRYGRHISRFVSSDDPEKLLLVVLGLTLLVAGLAQQLQVSAAVGAFLVGIALSGEVAEGAHSLLAPLRDLFAAVFFVFFGLHTDPASIPPVLLPALALALVTALTKIATGYWAARRAGVSAKGRWRAGGTLVARGEFSIVIAGLAVTAGIEPSLGPLATAYVLILVIVGPLTARWTEPVAMWVTDRLRGPMPAGPGEGGAASETSRSAPLAHEALDEQSAADRA is encoded by the coding sequence CTGATCGAGTTCGGCGCGATCATCCTCGGACTGGGACTGCTGGGGCGGTTCGCCGGGCGGTTCCGGTTGTCGCCGATACCGCTGTATCTGCTGGCGGGACTCGCCTTCGGGGAGGGCGGGTTGCTGCCGCTCGGGACGAGTGAGGGGTTCGTGGCGATCGGCGCCGAGATCGGCGTGATCCTGCTGCTGCTCATGCTCGGCCTGGAATACACCGCCAGCGATCTCGTCTCCAACCTCAGGACCCAGTACCCCGCCGGACTCGTCGACGCCGCCCTCAACGCCCTGCCCGGCGCCGCCATGGCACTGCTGCTCGGCTGGGGACCCGTCGCCGCCGTCGTCCTCGCCGGCGTCACCTGGATCTCCTCCTCCGGCGTCATCGCCAAGGTCCTCGGCGACCTCGGACGGCTCGGCAACCGCGAAACCCCCGTCGTCCTCAGCATCCTGGTCCTCGAAGACCTCTCGATGGCCGTCTACCTGCCGATCCTCACCGCGCTGCTCGCCGGCACGAGCCTCGCCGCCGGAAGCGTCACCCTGGCCGTCGCGCTCGGTACGGCCGGGCTCGTGCTGCTGGTGGCCGTGCGCTACGGCCGGCACATCTCCCGCTTCGTCTCCAGCGACGACCCCGAGAAGCTGCTGCTGGTCGTGCTCGGTCTGACGCTGCTCGTCGCCGGGCTCGCGCAGCAGTTGCAGGTGTCGGCGGCGGTCGGCGCCTTCCTGGTGGGCATCGCGCTGTCGGGCGAGGTCGCCGAGGGGGCACACAGTCTGCTGGCGCCGCTCCGGGACCTGTTCGCCGCCGTGTTCTTCGTCTTCTTCGGGCTGCACACCGATCCCGCCAGCATTCCGCCGGTGCTGCTGCCCGCGCTCGCCCTCGCCCTCGTCACCGCGCTGACGAAGATCGCCACCGGGTACTGGGCCGCGCGCCGGGCCGGTGTCTCCGCCAAGGGGCGCTGGCGGGCGGGCGGCACGCTCGTCGCACGCGGCGAGTTCTCCATCGTCATCGCCGGCCTCGCCGTCACCGCAGGCATCGAACCGTCCCTCGGGCCGCTGGCCACGGCGTACGTCCTCATCCTGGTGATCGTCGGCCCGCTGACCGCCCGGTGGACGGAGCCGGTGGCGATGTGGGTGACCGACCGACTGCGCGGGCCCATGCCGGCCGGCCCGGGAGAGGGAGGCGCTGCGTCGGAGACGAGCCGATCGGCGCCTCTAGCGCACGAGGCGTTGGACGAGCAGAGCGCGGCCGATCGGGCCTGA
- a CDS encoding cation:proton antiporter regulatory subunit: MAESDRGPAVGAPRLSSTPLPGIGVRYDLTTREHRRISVVAHRDGARTLSAYRQDDPDACALSVRLTSGEATALVDALAPDHHSPNLLSTTELGLVAERIELASTSHWNGRVLGDTRMRTETGASIVAVLRRAEAIPSPTPDFRLAGGDTLIVIGTREGVDTAAAILGRE; the protein is encoded by the coding sequence ATGGCCGAATCAGACAGGGGGCCAGCCGTGGGTGCTCCACGCCTCAGTAGTACGCCGTTGCCGGGAATCGGGGTCCGGTACGACCTCACGACCAGGGAACACCGGCGGATCTCGGTGGTCGCTCATCGGGACGGTGCGCGGACGTTGAGCGCGTACCGGCAGGACGATCCGGACGCGTGCGCGCTGTCGGTTCGGCTCACGTCCGGTGAGGCGACCGCCCTCGTCGACGCGCTCGCGCCGGACCACCACAGCCCGAACCTGTTGTCCACCACGGAGTTGGGGCTGGTGGCGGAGCGGATCGAGCTGGCGTCGACGTCTCACTGGAACGGACGGGTCCTGGGCGACACCCGGATGCGGACCGAGACGGGCGCGTCGATCGTGGCCGTACTGCGGCGGGCCGAGGCGATCCCGTCCCCGACTCCGGACTTTCGGCTGGCCGGCGGTGACACGCTCATCGTGATCGGCACCCGGGAGGGTGTGGACACCGCCGCCGCGATACTCGGGCGGGAGTGA
- a CDS encoding GlxA family transcriptional regulator has product MPSSSRLHRVAVLVLVGAKPLDVGIPAQVFTTRASMPYEVRVCGATPGLVTGGDGLSYYVAHGLDALAWADIVFIPGYRFPDRDDPPRAVVDALIEAHARGTRLAAISTGAFALAATGLLDGRRATTHWHYARALAAKHPLVRVDENVLFVDEGSVLTSAGAASGIDLCLHILRGDLGVAASNHAARRLVAAPYRSGGQAQYVPRSVPEPLGERFAATREWALHRLGEPLTLEVLAGHAAVSPRTFSRRFVEDTGYTPMQWVMRARIDLARELLERSQRSVEQIAADVGLGTGANLRTHFQRILGTTPSEYRRTFTRGE; this is encoded by the coding sequence GTGCCGTCGTCCTCCCGCCTGCATCGCGTCGCCGTCCTGGTGCTCGTGGGTGCGAAGCCGCTCGATGTCGGCATTCCCGCGCAGGTGTTCACGACGCGCGCGAGCATGCCGTACGAGGTGCGTGTGTGCGGGGCGACCCCCGGTCTCGTGACCGGCGGCGACGGCCTGTCGTACTACGTCGCCCACGGCCTGGACGCGCTCGCGTGGGCCGACATCGTCTTCATCCCCGGCTACCGGTTCCCCGACCGGGACGACCCGCCGCGGGCCGTCGTCGACGCGCTGATCGAGGCCCACGCCCGGGGCACGCGGCTCGCCGCCATCTCGACGGGCGCCTTCGCGCTCGCCGCCACGGGCCTGCTCGACGGCCGACGCGCCACGACGCACTGGCACTACGCACGGGCGCTCGCGGCGAAGCATCCGCTCGTCCGGGTCGACGAGAACGTCCTGTTCGTCGACGAGGGCAGCGTGCTGACGTCGGCGGGCGCCGCCTCGGGCATCGACCTGTGCCTGCACATCCTGCGCGGCGACCTCGGAGTGGCCGCGTCGAACCACGCGGCCCGGCGCCTGGTCGCGGCCCCGTATCGCAGCGGCGGCCAGGCACAGTACGTGCCGCGCAGTGTGCCCGAGCCGCTCGGCGAGCGGTTCGCCGCCACCCGCGAATGGGCGCTGCACCGGCTCGGCGAGCCCCTCACCCTTGAGGTTCTCGCCGGGCATGCGGCGGTCTCGCCGCGTACGTTCTCGCGGCGCTTCGTCGAGGACACGGGGTACACGCCGATGCAGTGGGTCATGCGCGCCCGCATCGACCTGGCCCGTGAGCTGCTGGAGCGTTCGCAGCGAAGCGTCGAGCAGATCGCCGCCGACGTCGGTCTGGGCACCGGCGCGAATCTGAGGACGCACTTCCAGCGCATCCTCGGCACCACGCCGAGCGAGTACCGGCGCACCTTCACCCGGGGCGAGTAG
- the gap gene encoding type I glyceraldehyde-3-phosphate dehydrogenase, protein MTRIAINGFGRIGRNVLRALLERDGDSAGDLDIVAVNDLTEPATLARLLAYDSTAGRLGRPVTVEGNTLVVDGRRITVLAEREPERLPWAELGVDIVLEATGRFTSAKAARAHLDAGAKKVLVSAPSDGADVTLAFGVNSDAYDPDVHTIVSNASCTTNALAPLAAVLDELAGIEHGFMTTVHAYTQEQNLQDGPHRDARRARAAAVNIVPTTTGAAKAIGLVLPNLDGKLSGDSIRVPVPVGSIVELNTTVARDVTRDEVLAAYRAAAEGPLAGVLEYSDDPLVSADITGNPASSIFDSALTRVDGRHIKVVAWYDNEWGFSNRVIDTLNLLATR, encoded by the coding sequence ATGACTCGCATCGCGATCAACGGATTCGGCCGCATCGGACGCAACGTGCTCCGCGCTCTGCTCGAACGTGACGGCGACAGCGCCGGCGACCTCGACATCGTCGCCGTCAACGACCTCACGGAGCCCGCCACCCTCGCCCGGCTGCTGGCCTACGACAGCACGGCGGGCCGTCTCGGGCGTCCGGTGACCGTCGAGGGGAACACCCTCGTCGTCGACGGCCGTCGGATCACCGTGCTGGCCGAGCGCGAGCCCGAGCGACTGCCGTGGGCCGAACTCGGTGTCGACATCGTCCTGGAAGCCACCGGCCGCTTCACCTCCGCGAAGGCCGCCCGGGCGCACCTCGACGCGGGTGCGAAGAAGGTGCTCGTCAGCGCACCGTCGGACGGTGCCGACGTCACACTCGCGTTCGGGGTCAACAGCGACGCGTACGACCCCGACGTGCACACCATCGTCTCGAACGCCTCGTGCACGACCAACGCGCTCGCGCCGCTGGCCGCGGTGCTCGACGAACTCGCCGGCATCGAGCACGGCTTCATGACGACGGTGCACGCCTACACGCAGGAGCAGAACCTGCAGGACGGCCCGCACCGCGACGCCCGCCGCGCCCGCGCCGCCGCCGTCAACATCGTGCCGACCACGACGGGCGCCGCCAAGGCGATCGGGCTGGTCCTGCCGAACCTGGACGGCAAGCTGTCCGGCGACTCGATCCGGGTCCCCGTCCCGGTCGGCTCGATCGTCGAACTCAACACGACCGTCGCCCGCGACGTGACGCGCGACGAGGTGCTGGCGGCGTACCGCGCGGCGGCCGAGGGCCCGCTCGCCGGCGTCCTCGAGTACTCGGACGACCCGCTCGTGTCCGCCGACATCACGGGCAACCCGGCCTCGTCGATCTTCGACTCGGCCCTCACCCGTGTCGACGGCCGCCACATCAAGGTGGTCGCCTGGTACGACAACGAGTGGGGCTTCTCGAACCGAGTGATAGACACCCTCAACCTCCTCGCCACCCGCTGA
- a CDS encoding WD40 repeat domain-containing protein, with product MSPDGRTLAVGGDAGTLQLWDIATRQPLGGPLTTPGDAITSLAFSPDSTTVHAAGTHVPLQRHTIDPARAVTRICARTGDADLTPAQWHTYIPDAPYREVCGH from the coding sequence ATCAGTCCCGACGGACGCACCCTGGCCGTCGGCGGCGACGCCGGCACGCTCCAGCTGTGGGACATCGCCACCCGACAGCCCCTCGGCGGCCCGCTGACCACTCCCGGCGACGCCATCACGTCCCTCGCCTTCAGCCCCGACAGCACCACCGTCCACGCGGCGGGCACCCACGTCCCGCTCCAGCGCCACACCATCGACCCCGCCCGGGCCGTCACCCGGATCTGCGCACGCACCGGCGACGCCGACCTGACACCCGCCCAATGGCACACGTACATACCCGACGCGCCGTACCGCGAGGTGTGCGGCCACTGA
- a CDS encoding nSTAND1 domain-containing NTPase, giving the protein MGTPLEAGRDRGRGEALDDAGDTAPPYRGLSRFEPDDRDLFFGRDQLAEELRELVCGHRFAVVFGPSGSGKSSLLRAGLIPRIREKIAEQGGPAVLRILTPGPRPATTYGHLLAPAGDEPDSWVVVDQFEEVFTLCRDREERGRFIDLLLAARDPGSRVRVVIAVRADFYARCAEHRELADSLSRVSLLVGPMRAEELREAVVKPAQAVGLLVERELTARLVEEVLDEPGGLPMLSHALLETWRRRRGRMLTLAGYQAAGGVRGAIAATAEAVYGQLSPEQARTARHLLLRMVEPGQGTPDTRRPLTRADMAEWAASDVPVVVDRLTRARLLTADEDGVQLAHEALITCWPRLHGWIEEDRERLRHHRRLAEATRAWLEHDRDPGALYRGTRLARAEELFGDDDSMLTTTERAFLTAGLDGREAELRAAARAARRSRALLASLSAVLAVALVAGLAAWAEHHDNQRRRTDAAARRVAEVAESLRTTDPRTAQLLGVAAWRVAESPETRRALLGALAQPETDAFTDPTPDSAPARFLTRSGRTLLSAGGDTWHAWDVSTHRPLASDRMPDGTLVGAGPDGRLLTIAGDDGVRLWDSSAGRWTGPALPVDATVDFGTDGRSYAVSGPEDDLVRLYSAADGTPLFETRVTGLANVAPSTDGRLTAVCPADRAPQVWDTARHRTLPGAWEDAGALCDDYATLVFGGPGDGADRFAVASPNGVHVWDAASGRLIADLPDPGVHSLAFSEDGTLLATADDGEIRAWRLTSSTPDDPAPVFRHPLHNEHLYGGLAWDPDRPLLRYLEGGTVHTLDLAGAVSSAWRERPLDAVLLSPDGRMLATAERTGDTGYRFHLRDTRDGRVLWTPPPVPLPVSRDPEQPVVARDTTALMAFSPDGGTFAYGVSAPGRLVAPQRFVLWHLARGRARTTLDLTTPRSDGAVVTLALGPGGRTLYATRTSGIGGLSDEVWDTARHRRAAVYPDAAGPGLAVRPDGRLLVADDRSVRLSSGTSPELSTSPARGAAPIAHSLVQGAETGALAFAPDGSRLAAGDETGRVTLWDGDLKHRLGPRQSAPSPSVPTDAPWPSAATPARSSCGTSPPDSPSAAR; this is encoded by the coding sequence GTGGGAACCCCGCTGGAAGCGGGCCGAGACCGAGGCCGCGGGGAGGCGCTCGACGACGCCGGGGACACGGCGCCGCCGTACCGGGGGCTGTCCCGTTTCGAGCCGGACGACCGCGACCTGTTCTTCGGCCGGGACCAGCTGGCGGAGGAGTTGCGGGAGCTGGTGTGCGGCCACCGGTTCGCGGTCGTGTTCGGGCCGTCCGGCAGCGGCAAGTCCTCGCTGCTGCGGGCCGGGCTGATACCCCGGATACGGGAGAAGATCGCGGAGCAGGGCGGCCCGGCGGTGCTGCGCATCCTCACCCCGGGCCCACGGCCCGCCACCACGTACGGCCATCTGCTCGCCCCGGCCGGGGACGAGCCGGACAGCTGGGTGGTGGTGGACCAGTTCGAGGAGGTCTTCACCCTCTGCCGGGACCGGGAGGAGCGCGGCCGGTTCATCGACCTGCTGCTCGCCGCCCGGGACCCGGGCAGCCGGGTGCGCGTGGTGATCGCCGTTCGCGCCGACTTCTACGCCCGCTGCGCCGAGCACCGGGAGCTGGCGGACTCCCTGAGCCGCGTGTCCCTGCTGGTCGGTCCGATGAGGGCGGAGGAACTGCGTGAGGCGGTCGTCAAGCCCGCCCAGGCGGTCGGCCTCCTCGTCGAGCGGGAGCTGACCGCGCGGCTCGTCGAGGAGGTGCTCGACGAGCCCGGCGGTCTGCCGATGCTCTCGCACGCCCTGCTGGAGACATGGCGGCGGCGCCGGGGCCGGATGCTCACCCTCGCCGGGTACCAGGCGGCGGGCGGGGTGCGCGGCGCGATCGCGGCGACCGCGGAGGCGGTGTACGGGCAGCTGTCACCGGAGCAGGCCCGCACCGCCCGGCACCTGCTGCTGCGGATGGTCGAGCCGGGCCAGGGCACCCCCGACACCCGGCGCCCGCTCACCCGGGCCGACATGGCGGAGTGGGCCGCGTCCGACGTACCGGTGGTCGTGGACCGGTTGACCCGCGCCCGGCTGCTGACCGCCGACGAGGACGGCGTCCAGCTCGCCCACGAGGCGCTGATCACCTGCTGGCCGCGGCTGCACGGCTGGATCGAGGAGGACCGCGAGCGGCTGCGCCACCACCGCCGCCTCGCCGAGGCCACCCGCGCCTGGCTGGAGCACGACCGCGACCCCGGCGCCCTGTACCGGGGCACCCGGCTGGCGCGCGCGGAGGAGCTGTTCGGGGACGACGACAGCATGCTCACGACGACGGAGCGGGCCTTCCTCACCGCCGGACTGGACGGCCGCGAGGCGGAACTCCGCGCCGCCGCCCGCGCCGCGCGGCGCTCCCGGGCCCTGCTGGCCTCCCTCTCCGCCGTCCTGGCCGTCGCCCTGGTGGCCGGCCTGGCCGCCTGGGCGGAGCACCACGACAACCAGCGGCGCCGTACCGACGCGGCGGCCCGGCGTGTCGCGGAGGTCGCCGAATCCCTGCGCACCACCGACCCGCGCACCGCCCAGCTGCTCGGCGTCGCCGCCTGGCGCGTCGCCGAGTCGCCGGAGACCCGCCGCGCCCTGCTCGGCGCCCTCGCCCAGCCCGAGACGGACGCCTTCACCGACCCGACCCCCGACAGCGCCCCGGCCCGCTTCCTCACCCGCTCCGGCCGCACGCTGCTCAGCGCGGGCGGCGACACCTGGCACGCCTGGGACGTGAGCACGCACCGCCCGCTCGCATCGGACCGGATGCCCGACGGAACGCTCGTCGGAGCCGGCCCCGACGGACGGCTGCTCACGATCGCCGGGGACGACGGCGTACGGCTGTGGGACAGCTCCGCCGGGCGGTGGACCGGGCCGGCCCTGCCGGTCGACGCCACCGTGGACTTCGGCACCGACGGCCGCAGCTACGCGGTGAGCGGCCCGGAGGACGACCTGGTGCGGCTGTACTCGGCCGCCGACGGCACACCGCTGTTCGAGACCCGGGTGACCGGCCTCGCGAACGTCGCGCCGAGCACCGACGGCCGCCTGACGGCCGTCTGTCCCGCCGACCGCGCACCGCAGGTGTGGGACACCGCCCGCCACCGCACCCTGCCCGGCGCCTGGGAGGACGCGGGCGCCCTCTGCGACGACTACGCGACGCTGGTGTTCGGCGGTCCGGGCGACGGCGCCGACCGGTTCGCCGTGGCCTCCCCCAACGGCGTCCACGTCTGGGACGCCGCGTCCGGGCGCCTGATCGCCGACCTCCCGGACCCCGGCGTGCACAGTCTCGCCTTCAGCGAGGACGGGACGCTCCTGGCGACCGCCGACGACGGCGAGATCAGGGCGTGGCGCCTCACCTCGTCCACGCCGGACGACCCCGCCCCGGTGTTCCGCCACCCTCTGCACAACGAACACCTCTACGGCGGCCTCGCCTGGGACCCCGACCGGCCGCTGCTGCGCTACCTCGAAGGCGGCACCGTCCACACGCTGGACCTCGCGGGCGCCGTCAGCTCCGCGTGGCGCGAGCGCCCCCTGGACGCGGTGCTGCTCAGCCCGGACGGCCGCATGCTCGCCACCGCCGAACGGACAGGGGACACCGGCTACCGCTTCCACCTGCGCGACACACGCGACGGGCGGGTGCTGTGGACGCCGCCGCCGGTGCCCCTGCCCGTGTCGCGCGACCCGGAGCAGCCGGTCGTCGCGCGGGACACCACGGCGCTGATGGCCTTCAGCCCCGACGGCGGCACCTTCGCCTACGGCGTCTCCGCACCCGGCCGTCTCGTCGCGCCCCAGCGGTTCGTCCTCTGGCACCTGGCGCGCGGCCGCGCCCGCACCACACTGGACCTGACGACACCGCGGTCCGACGGAGCGGTCGTCACACTCGCCCTGGGCCCCGGCGGCCGCACCCTGTACGCCACGCGCACCTCCGGCATCGGCGGGCTGAGCGACGAGGTGTGGGACACCGCACGGCACCGGCGGGCCGCCGTGTACCCGGACGCGGCCGGCCCCGGGCTGGCCGTCCGCCCCGACGGACGGCTCCTCGTCGCCGACGACCGCTCGGTGCGCCTGTCCTCCGGCACGTCCCCCGAGCTCTCGACCTCGCCCGCGCGGGGCGCCGCCCCCATCGCCCACAGCCTCGTCCAGGGCGCCGAGACCGGCGCCCTCGCCTTCGCCCCCGACGGCTCCCGGCTCGCGGCGGGCGACGAGACCGGGCGGGTCACCCTGTGGGACGGCGACCTGAAACACCGCCTGGGCCCGAGGCAGTCGGCGCCCTCGCCATCAGTCCCGACGGACGCACCCTGGCCGTCGGCGGCGACGCCGGCACGCTCCAGCTGTGGGACATCGCCACCCGACAGCCCCTCGGCGGCCCGCTGA